A genomic window from Sulfurospirillum multivorans DSM 12446 includes:
- a CDS encoding response regulator transcription factor, whose protein sequence is MHLQTLNLLNDICVLIVEDDEIARTTIKQDIKPYCKACYEAADGLSGLQSFKEHHIDVIITDIHMPGINGLDMIKEILKLKSEQLFIVMTSYDNDKNLIESMKEGACSFLRKPLDIEELQTALIMSLGRIKYTTKILSESVYIDYQKEIIYIDNQPVFLSHTSNKIFWLLSYNIGRLVSYNMIEDYIYDGESVNKNILHNAILRIKKQLHSIDIENIPSEGYILKVKTL, encoded by the coding sequence ATGCATCTGCAAACGCTTAATTTACTTAATGATATCTGTGTACTTATAGTCGAAGATGATGAGATTGCAAGAACGACGATTAAACAAGATATTAAGCCCTATTGCAAAGCTTGCTATGAAGCGGCAGATGGACTAAGTGGATTGCAAAGTTTTAAAGAACATCATATTGATGTTATTATCACGGATATTCATATGCCTGGTATTAATGGACTGGATATGATTAAAGAGATATTAAAACTCAAATCCGAACAATTGTTTATCGTTATGACTTCTTATGATAATGATAAAAACTTGATTGAGAGTATGAAAGAGGGAGCGTGTAGTTTTTTGCGTAAGCCTTTAGATATAGAAGAGTTACAAACAGCTCTTATAATGAGTTTAGGAAGAATCAAATATACGACAAAAATTCTTAGTGAAAGTGTTTATATTGATTACCAAAAAGAGATTATATATATAGATAATCAACCTGTTTTTCTCTCACATACAAGCAATAAAATATTTTGGTTATTGTCTTACAATATAGGTCGTTTGGTTTCTTATAATATGATAGAAGATTACATTTACGATGGCGAATCTGTTAATAAAAATATCTTACACAATGCTATCCTGAGAATTAAAAAACAACTTCACTCTATTGATATTGAAAACATCCCAAGTGAAGGATATATTTTAAAAGTTAAAACATTGTAA
- a CDS encoding FAD-dependent oxidoreductase, which translates to MTNQSRRNFFKTSAIGTGVVALGATGIGSSLSAAEKGPDLDKAAAQPFITERGIAPSKNPAYPNTLPKVDASQVKETVEADIIVIGAGFAGMCAAISAVEVGAKVIVLEKYKRPGARGGHITAFGSDFQDKHGITKDIHPRQIAKELERWGQGRVDEDLLRLFIEKSGACMDWLDNTLKTKGFQNGQWFEGCKDPFYYEHPVTHMFRDKNGVPGNAPVVDALVEIAKEKGVDVVFEARALKLVKDGNKVTAVIAKTKKGYVQYAAKKAVIIASGDYASNHDMVSYYSQTSSLADAQIYFPSKSNTGDGHMIAMDIGGAMQRDANHAAVIHLEAGAKSYNFLHVNAYGKRFKNEDINTQSMSCGKLYQKDGIAWSVYDANGLSYAEEMMKKKIGGGLFFGQQDKIVGVKEWSMDDEKHMLEKHISEGKVVVANTLEELADKMGVPRAEFVKTVKRYNEIVKVKNDTDFGKRSECLYPVEKAPFYAGKLLATLLTMCGGLSTDDRMLVLDKDDKAFDNLYVAGAAQGNFFAGDYPTICPGIGHGRCMTFGRLTGLVAAGKSVNDVKTKMTL; encoded by the coding sequence ATGACAAATCAATCAAGACGAAATTTTTTTAAGACCAGTGCAATTGGTACAGGAGTTGTGGCATTAGGTGCAACAGGAATTGGTTCAAGTTTGAGTGCTGCAGAAAAAGGTCCAGATTTAGATAAAGCAGCTGCGCAACCTTTTATCACTGAAAGAGGAATTGCTCCTTCAAAAAATCCTGCATATCCAAATACTTTACCAAAAGTTGATGCAAGCCAAGTTAAAGAGACTGTTGAAGCTGATATTATCGTCATTGGAGCTGGTTTTGCAGGTATGTGTGCAGCTATTTCTGCTGTAGAAGTTGGTGCAAAAGTAATTGTGTTGGAAAAATATAAAAGACCAGGTGCCCGTGGTGGCCATATTACTGCATTTGGTTCAGATTTTCAAGATAAACACGGAATCACTAAAGATATTCATCCAAGACAAATCGCGAAAGAACTTGAACGATGGGGACAAGGACGTGTTGATGAAGACTTACTAAGACTCTTTATTGAAAAAAGTGGCGCATGTATGGATTGGCTCGATAACACATTGAAAACAAAAGGCTTTCAAAATGGTCAATGGTTTGAAGGTTGTAAAGATCCATTCTATTATGAACACCCAGTAACACATATGTTTAGAGATAAAAATGGCGTACCTGGTAACGCACCTGTGGTTGATGCTCTTGTTGAAATTGCAAAAGAGAAAGGCGTAGATGTAGTTTTTGAAGCGAGAGCACTTAAACTTGTTAAAGATGGTAATAAAGTTACAGCAGTTATTGCTAAAACCAAAAAAGGTTATGTTCAATATGCAGCTAAAAAAGCTGTTATTATAGCATCAGGCGATTATGCTTCAAATCATGATATGGTTTCTTACTACTCTCAAACATCATCACTTGCAGATGCTCAAATTTATTTTCCAAGTAAATCCAATACCGGTGATGGTCATATGATTGCTATGGATATTGGTGGTGCTATGCAAAGAGATGCAAACCATGCTGCAGTTATTCACTTAGAAGCAGGTGCAAAAAGTTATAACTTTTTACATGTAAACGCATATGGTAAACGTTTTAAAAATGAAGATATCAATACACAATCAATGAGTTGTGGTAAATTGTATCAAAAAGATGGCATTGCTTGGTCTGTTTATGATGCAAACGGTCTTAGCTATGCAGAAGAGATGATGAAGAAAAAAATTGGTGGTGGTTTATTCTTTGGCCAACAAGATAAAATTGTAGGCGTTAAAGAATGGAGCATGGACGATGAAAAACATATGCTTGAAAAACATATTTCTGAGGGAAAAGTTGTTGTTGCTAACACTCTCGAAGAACTTGCAGATAAAATGGGTGTTCCAAGAGCAGAATTTGTTAAAACTGTTAAAAGATACAATGAAATTGTCAAGGTTAAGAATGATACAGATTTTGGTAAAAGATCTGAATGTCTTTATCCTGTTGAAAAGGCACCTTTTTATGCTGGTAAGCTTTTGGCAACATTACTTACAATGTGTGGCGGTCTTAGTACGGATGATAGAATGCTTGTTCTTGATAAAGATGATAAAGCATTTGATAACCTCTATGTTGCTGGTGCTGCACAAGGTAACTTCTTTGCAGGCGATTACCCAACAATCTGTCCAGGTATTGGTCATGGACGTTGTATGACATTCGGACGCCTTACTGGTCTAGTTGCTGCAGGTAAGAGTGTTAATGATGTTAAAACAAAAATGACACTATAA
- a CDS encoding methyl-accepting chemotaxis protein produces MKLQQKITLSIVLGLVTGFVVFLVINHSMMKETTSSEIYEKLKDKSFGLTQNIQNWFESKQQIASALADVAQKIEDRSPENLRSYLNLVNKSAKIDASMVYYKGMPLRHTDPNWAPSPEQEEANMPYQMMLSKKFKEQAISPIIKSPIDKVTDLLVIVSPFNGDSEVTLVVEIKDINEKVRESKFEGGYAALIGADHKIIVDPNVKMQGKSLSENAPELKWLEEEIFSKKSGLADYKMAGKEWIAVFDTVEATGWKVVVTVDKEIAFSNLNAQTQKLLFISFGFFLLGLIGIYALLKWQFKPLHALQTMVKDLSSGEGDLTQRLKVQSKDELADIATSVNLFIEKIQILLTNSKESSSENASIAHELSTTSLSVGKRSEEESLIVSASVTEGRNVLQEVQNAVSIIKHNSEQLDLANVNFKTIQKEMDTVNSILQVGSKKEIELAKKLQVTSENTEEIKYVLTVIADIADQTNLLALNAAIEAARAGEHGRGFAVVADEVRKLAERTQKSLSEINTTINVVVQSIADASGEMDFNSKEIFKLAELSSELKTIVGDNAKILESTIANNRQSVQDFVHVNESVDTMIKKIQEVDTIASANARSIEEVASASDHLSSMTNKLDNELKKFKV; encoded by the coding sequence ATGAAATTGCAACAGAAGATTACACTTTCTATTGTGTTAGGATTGGTCACTGGATTTGTTGTTTTTTTAGTCATTAACCATTCGATGATGAAAGAAACGACAAGTTCAGAAATTTATGAAAAGCTTAAAGATAAGTCATTTGGGTTGACTCAAAACATACAAAATTGGTTTGAATCAAAGCAACAAATCGCAAGTGCGTTAGCAGATGTTGCGCAAAAGATTGAAGATAGATCCCCTGAAAATTTACGAAGCTATTTGAATCTTGTCAATAAATCTGCGAAGATAGATGCTTCTATGGTTTACTATAAAGGTATGCCACTTCGTCATACCGATCCTAACTGGGCACCTTCTCCTGAGCAAGAAGAAGCCAATATGCCATATCAAATGATGCTCTCCAAAAAATTTAAAGAACAAGCGATCAGTCCTATTATTAAAAGTCCTATCGATAAAGTGACTGATTTGTTGGTTATTGTCTCTCCTTTTAATGGTGACAGTGAAGTGACCTTGGTTGTTGAGATTAAAGATATTAATGAAAAAGTACGTGAGAGTAAGTTTGAAGGTGGTTATGCTGCGTTGATAGGGGCTGATCACAAAATTATTGTTGATCCAAATGTAAAGATGCAAGGGAAGTCACTTTCTGAAAATGCTCCTGAATTAAAGTGGCTGGAAGAGGAAATTTTTTCTAAAAAATCAGGTTTAGCTGACTATAAAATGGCGGGGAAAGAATGGATAGCAGTATTTGATACCGTTGAAGCTACCGGCTGGAAAGTTGTCGTGACCGTAGACAAAGAAATTGCTTTTTCTAATCTAAATGCGCAAACTCAAAAATTACTCTTTATTAGTTTTGGCTTTTTCTTGTTAGGTTTGATTGGAATTTATGCTCTTTTAAAATGGCAGTTTAAACCACTGCACGCATTGCAGACGATGGTGAAAGATTTGTCATCAGGAGAAGGGGATCTCACTCAGCGTTTGAAAGTGCAAAGCAAGGATGAGTTAGCGGATATTGCTACTTCAGTAAACCTTTTTATTGAAAAGATTCAAATTTTACTTACCAACTCAAAAGAAAGTAGCAGTGAAAATGCATCGATTGCGCATGAACTTTCTACCACCTCTTTATCGGTAGGGAAACGCTCAGAAGAAGAGAGTTTAATCGTTTCCGCTTCCGTTACAGAGGGGCGCAATGTTTTGCAAGAAGTACAAAACGCTGTGAGTATTATCAAACATAACAGTGAACAATTAGATTTGGCAAATGTAAATTTTAAAACTATTCAAAAAGAGATGGATACAGTCAATTCAATACTACAAGTGGGTTCGAAAAAAGAAATAGAATTAGCAAAAAAACTTCAAGTTACTTCTGAGAATACAGAAGAAATAAAATATGTCCTAACCGTTATCGCTGATATTGCGGATCAAACCAACTTGCTTGCACTTAATGCCGCCATTGAAGCTGCACGAGCTGGAGAGCACGGACGAGGTTTTGCTGTGGTCGCTGATGAAGTTAGAAAATTAGCAGAACGCACTCAAAAAAGTTTGAGTGAAATTAATACCACCATTAATGTTGTTGTTCAATCAATTGCTGATGCAAGTGGAGAGATGGATTTTAACTCTAAAGAGATATTTAAACTTGCAGAGTTATCCTCAGAGCTCAAAACTATTGTAGGTGATAATGCAAAAATACTTGAATCTACAATTGCGAACAATCGTCAAAGTGTTCAAGACTTTGTACACGTCAATGAATCAGTCGATACTATGATTAAAAAAATACAAGAAGTAGATACTATTGCAAGTGCTAATGCTAGAAGTATTGAAGAGGTAGCAAGTGCTAGTGATCACCTCTCTTCGATGACTAATAAACTCGATAATGAACTTAAAAAGTTTAAAGTTTAA
- a CDS encoding carboxymuconolactone decarboxylase family protein, which produces MAHIALCVYENMSDSVKKHADKKLEKTGSLGEIFQLLALNEDVYFATDTMVSKFLLKETLLPYVTKQRIAILVSLDNGCKMCAGVHKQLARALGVSEVEIEEIALGIDALSCSEAEKRLLHFCIRASKKDNYKIMKEDIEVIKAFGYSEKEIFEAVCIVGYFNYINTLSNTFGLGSE; this is translated from the coding sequence ATGGCACACATAGCACTTTGCGTCTATGAAAATATGAGTGATTCTGTTAAAAAACATGCGGATAAGAAATTGGAAAAAACGGGTAGCTTGGGTGAGATATTTCAGCTACTTGCATTAAATGAAGACGTTTATTTTGCTACAGATACTATGGTTTCCAAGTTTCTCTTGAAAGAAACATTACTCCCTTATGTCACCAAACAAAGAATTGCAATATTAGTATCATTGGATAATGGGTGTAAAATGTGTGCAGGTGTACACAAGCAACTTGCACGGGCTTTAGGTGTGAGTGAGGTTGAAATTGAAGAAATAGCATTAGGTATTGATGCCCTAAGTTGTAGTGAAGCTGAAAAAAGGTTACTTCATTTTTGTATTCGTGCCTCAAAAAAAGATAACTATAAAATCATGAAAGAAGATATAGAAGTTATCAAGGCGTTTGGATACAGTGAAAAAGAGATCTTTGAAGCGGTTTGTATTGTTGGATATTTTAATTATATCAATACCTTATCTAATACATTTGGTCTTGGAAGCGAATAA
- a CDS encoding ATP-binding protein, with protein sequence MKLEKKIILSIMGGMLLGFTAFLSINYSMMYETTSTEIYDKLKGKSADLTRDIEEWLGDKQRTALALARRAQNLQDRSPANVRNYLYLVNQSANIDASMVYYKGQTLIHTEPDWALTPQEEEANMPYQTMLANGFNPTISKVFKSPINKIDNMVAAIAPFNGDSVATLVVEIKDVEEKVSSSNLDGGFAALIDVDRRLLVDPNPNFIGKKISEFNPELGWMEEKIFALKSGYIEYLVKGKVYLAFFDTIESTGWKVVLTLKKETAFANLTVQTKKLILISVIFFILGAIFIVIINILHEYWRREIELKRDEYEFILAHRSRISEIGELISGINHQLHQPLNSLSLLSSSMLSKSKNKTLTSEVLEENLIMSQKAIALMSTTIGMFRNFYRFDGNATTFCLKQCIDGVLQVLYIDFSRHNISVEIDCDRCDMLNITSVDNFIQQVLLVLLQNAKEALLMTNDRIDNKIQIHVSLDGELVNVDIADWGEGISKAIEEKLFDNIKSSKKTLGSGIGLYFARKLAREKLKGDLVLVQSSMPTIFRFSFKNYLSPKEQNDASANA encoded by the coding sequence ATGAAGTTGGAAAAAAAGATTATCCTTTCTATTATGGGAGGTATGCTCTTAGGATTTACGGCATTTCTTAGTATCAACTATTCTATGATGTATGAAACAACCAGTACAGAAATCTATGATAAACTTAAAGGTAAATCTGCTGATTTAACACGAGATATTGAAGAATGGTTGGGAGATAAGCAGCGAACAGCTCTTGCTTTGGCTCGGCGTGCACAGAATCTTCAAGATAGATCACCTGCTAATGTACGAAACTATCTCTACCTCGTCAATCAATCTGCCAATATTGATGCTTCTATGGTTTACTACAAAGGTCAAACCCTCATTCATACAGAACCTGACTGGGCACTTACTCCACAAGAGGAAGAAGCCAATATGCCTTATCAAACGATGTTGGCTAATGGTTTTAATCCTACAATCAGTAAAGTTTTTAAAAGCCCTATTAATAAAATTGATAATATGGTTGCGGCGATTGCTCCTTTTAATGGAGATAGTGTGGCAACGTTGGTTGTTGAGATTAAAGATGTGGAAGAAAAAGTTTCTTCGAGTAACTTGGATGGAGGTTTTGCAGCACTTATCGATGTAGACCGAAGACTTCTTGTTGATCCAAATCCTAATTTTATCGGTAAGAAAATTTCTGAATTTAATCCAGAACTTGGCTGGATGGAAGAAAAAATATTTGCACTAAAGTCAGGATATATTGAATACCTTGTAAAGGGGAAAGTTTATTTGGCTTTTTTTGATACGATTGAATCTACAGGATGGAAAGTGGTACTCACGTTAAAAAAAGAAACTGCTTTTGCAAATTTGACGGTGCAAACAAAGAAGTTGATCTTGATTAGTGTAATCTTTTTTATTCTAGGTGCTATATTTATTGTTATCATTAATATTTTACATGAATATTGGAGACGCGAAATTGAGCTGAAACGAGATGAATATGAGTTTATTTTAGCACATCGTTCTCGCATCAGTGAGATAGGTGAACTCATCTCTGGGATTAATCATCAATTGCATCAACCTTTGAATTCTTTAAGTCTTTTATCCTCTTCAATGCTTTCCAAATCAAAAAATAAAACACTGACTTCTGAAGTTTTAGAAGAGAACCTTATCATGTCTCAAAAAGCTATTGCGCTTATGTCTACGACTATTGGGATGTTTCGAAACTTTTATAGGTTTGATGGAAATGCCACTACTTTTTGCTTAAAACAGTGTATAGACGGGGTTTTACAAGTTCTTTATATTGATTTTTCTCGTCACAATATCAGTGTTGAGATTGACTGTGATAGATGTGACATGTTAAACATTACTTCTGTAGATAACTTCATTCAACAAGTATTACTGGTTCTGCTTCAAAATGCAAAAGAAGCATTACTGATGACGAATGACAGAATAGATAATAAAATACAAATCCATGTTTCTCTTGATGGTGAATTAGTCAACGTTGATATTGCAGATTGGGGAGAGGGAATTAGTAAAGCGATTGAAGAAAAACTTTTTGACAATATTAAAAGTTCTAAAAAAACTTTAGGCAGTGGTATTGGGCTTTATTTTGCAAGAAAATTAGCCAGAGAAAAACTCAAAGGTGATCTTGTATTGGTGCAATCTTCAATGCCAACAATATTTAGATTTTCTTTTAAAAATTATTTATCTCCAAAGGAGCAAAACGATGCATCTGCAAACGCTTAA
- a CDS encoding bifunctional 3,4-dihydroxy-2-butanone 4-phosphate synthase/GTP cyclohydrolase II has protein sequence MNAILSDQKTFQAIIRVNQAIEDIRQGKMVVMVDDEDRENEGDLVYAASFSTPQKVNFMASHAKGLICVAISKKIANRLQLEPMVKKNDSSYETAFTITVDARTAATGISAGERDMTIKILADGGSHESELVRPGHIFPLIAKEGGALVRIGHTEGSVDLCRLAGQGDSAVICEIMKEDGTMARRPDLDIFCAKHELNIVYISDIVEYRMMNESLIRVIAESTTQFLGKDARRYDFVDHNDNHHIAYAFGNIKNRSAVKFHSIMPDNELLADTKKYNSLIQAIHYLQKSGGVLIFMDNGTQDMSKIREYGIGAQIIKHLGIENIELLSDSKNKEFVGISGFGLSVIKSTNVNETVA, from the coding sequence ATGAATGCAATATTAAGCGATCAAAAAACATTCCAGGCTATTATCCGCGTTAATCAAGCGATTGAGGATATTAGACAAGGCAAGATGGTTGTTATGGTAGATGATGAAGATAGAGAAAATGAAGGTGATTTAGTTTATGCTGCTTCTTTTTCTACACCACAAAAAGTTAATTTTATGGCAAGTCATGCAAAAGGGCTTATCTGTGTTGCTATTTCAAAAAAGATAGCAAATAGATTGCAATTAGAGCCTATGGTCAAAAAAAATGATTCATCATATGAAACCGCTTTTACAATTACAGTCGATGCAAGAACAGCAGCAACGGGTATATCTGCAGGTGAGCGTGATATGACCATAAAAATTTTAGCAGATGGTGGATCGCATGAATCAGAACTCGTTCGTCCCGGCCATATTTTTCCATTGATTGCTAAAGAGGGTGGTGCATTAGTAAGAATAGGTCATACTGAGGGTTCTGTAGATTTATGTCGTTTAGCAGGACAGGGTGACTCTGCCGTTATTTGTGAAATCATGAAAGAAGATGGAACAATGGCTAGACGTCCTGATCTGGATATCTTTTGTGCGAAGCATGAATTAAATATTGTCTATATTTCTGATATTGTAGAGTATCGCATGATGAATGAATCACTTATTCGTGTTATTGCCGAATCAACAACGCAATTTTTAGGCAAAGATGCCAGACGTTATGACTTTGTGGATCATAATGATAACCATCATATAGCCTATGCGTTTGGAAATATTAAAAATAGATCAGCAGTAAAATTTCATAGTATTATGCCTGATAATGAACTTTTAGCTGATACAAAAAAATATAATAGCTTAATTCAAGCCATACACTATCTGCAAAAAAGTGGTGGAGTATTGATTTTTATGGATAATGGAACACAAGATATGTCTAAAATTCGTGAATACGGTATAGGTGCGCAAATAATTAAACATCTAGGTATAGAAAATATAGAACTTTTAAGTGATAGTAAGAATAAAGAGTTTGTTGGCATTAGTGGGTTTGGCCTTAGCGTCATTAAAAGTACGAATGTTAATGAAACTGTTGCTTAA
- a CDS encoding cytochrome c3 family protein: MDEEGNAMIKNIFTSIKKKIPLLLVVGIVVGFIVSYTSYEAISRTGTPQFCVVCHEMAPMRASYDNDVHGGNGKTGIRVNCVDCHLPHNNLVNYVFTKAKNGMSEVGTHFFGNPDAIDWQQKREERAKFVYDDGCIKCHSNYATNEKISPKARQMHEHYNGLLGTNKELGCASCHAEIGHNGLNNMLNIYKPEHALYEKGSAKEKIKINEKLYGKGSSN; this comes from the coding sequence TTGGATGAAGAAGGTAATGCCATGATAAAAAATATTTTTACGTCTATTAAAAAGAAAATTCCACTTCTTTTAGTTGTAGGAATTGTTGTAGGCTTTATCGTTTCTTATACATCCTATGAAGCAATATCAAGAACAGGAACGCCTCAGTTTTGTGTTGTTTGTCATGAAATGGCGCCGATGAGAGCATCATATGATAACGATGTTCATGGTGGCAACGGTAAAACAGGCATAAGAGTCAATTGTGTTGATTGCCATCTTCCTCATAATAATCTTGTCAATTATGTTTTTACAAAAGCAAAAAATGGAATGTCTGAAGTAGGTACTCATTTTTTTGGAAATCCAGATGCTATAGACTGGCAACAAAAGAGAGAAGAGCGAGCTAAATTTGTTTATGATGATGGATGTATTAAGTGTCATAGCAATTATGCAACAAATGAAAAAATAAGTCCAAAAGCTCGACAAATGCATGAGCATTATAATGGACTTCTTGGTACAAATAAAGAATTGGGTTGTGCAAGTTGTCATGCAGAGATAGGACATAACGGACTTAATAATATGTTAAATATTTATAAGCCAGAACACGCTCTTTATGAAAAAGGCTCTGCAAAAGAAAAAATTAAAATAAATGAAAAATTATACGGAAAAGGAAGTTCTAATTAA
- the ribH gene encoding 6,7-dimethyl-8-ribityllumazine synthase, translating to MNIVEGKLSLNGDEKVAIINARFNHIITDRLVEGARDAYLRHGGKDENLDLVLVPGAFEIPMALNRLLACSKYDAVCCLGAVIRGSTPHFDYVSAEVTKGVANVALQFAKPVAFGVLTVDSIEQAIERAGSKAGNKGFEAMVTVIELLSLYSALKN from the coding sequence ATGAATATTGTAGAAGGTAAATTGTCCCTAAATGGTGACGAAAAAGTTGCTATTATTAATGCACGCTTTAACCATATCATCACAGATCGTTTGGTAGAAGGAGCGCGGGATGCCTATTTGAGACATGGTGGCAAAGATGAAAATTTAGATCTTGTTTTGGTACCGGGTGCATTTGAAATTCCAATGGCACTTAATCGTCTTTTGGCTTGTAGTAAATACGATGCAGTATGTTGTTTAGGTGCAGTAATACGTGGTTCAACGCCACATTTTGACTATGTGTCTGCAGAAGTGACCAAAGGTGTGGCCAATGTAGCACTTCAATTTGCTAAACCAGTCGCTTTTGGTGTCCTGACAGTGGATAGCATTGAACAAGCAATTGAACGAGCAGGTAGTAAAGCAGGTAATAAAGGTTTTGAAGCAATGGTTACTGTCATTGAACTATTAAGTCTATACTCTGCATTAAAGAATTAA
- the ribA gene encoding GTP cyclohydrolase II, translating to MNIKISNIANLPSKFGNLKIQSFQEGIKEHLVIFKEPLGQIPLVRIHSECLTGDALGSLKCDCGEQLEFALQNISSLGGMIIYLRQEGRNIGLFNKVNAYALQDQGFDTIEANHQLGFKSDERSYEVVETILEHFKIDKIRLLTNNPKKMSCLKNIMIIERWPIIIPSNNHNVDYLKTKKEMMGHLL from the coding sequence ATGAACATTAAAATCTCAAATATTGCTAATCTTCCATCCAAATTTGGAAATTTAAAAATCCAATCTTTTCAAGAAGGTATTAAAGAGCATTTAGTGATTTTCAAAGAACCTCTTGGGCAGATTCCATTGGTTAGAATTCATAGTGAATGTTTAACAGGGGATGCACTTGGCTCTTTAAAATGCGATTGTGGTGAACAGCTTGAGTTTGCATTGCAGAATATCTCATCACTTGGTGGAATGATCATTTACTTACGTCAAGAAGGACGCAATATTGGTTTGTTTAATAAAGTAAATGCCTATGCGCTACAAGATCAAGGGTTCGATACTATTGAAGCAAATCATCAGTTGGGTTTTAAAAGTGATGAACGTAGTTATGAAGTGGTAGAAACTATTTTAGAGCATTTTAAAATTGATAAAATTCGTTTGCTTACGAATAACCCTAAAAAAATGAGTTGTTTAAAAAACATTATGATTATTGAAAGATGGCCAATTATTATACCTTCAAATAATCATAACGTTGATTATTTGAAAACTAAAAAAGAAATGATGGGTCATTTACTTTAA
- a CDS encoding HD-GYP domain-containing protein encodes MSDMSSFLCQDCIVDFKQDVMNMLIHTIELKDIYTSGHSEQVARYCCSIGNALNLGLKDTILLYQSAFMHDIGKILIDPKILQKNDYLTKEEYESVKKHSTFGAQMLQNINLFQEHAQIVKHHHERWDGTGYPDGLTNKKIPFFSRIIAIVDAFDAMTSMRNYKNKCTFDEALNELDRCSGTQFDPELVSISVKVLSAFINNNAFNKKIC; translated from the coding sequence ATGTCAGATATGTCTTCATTTTTGTGTCAAGACTGTATTGTTGATTTTAAGCAAGATGTGATGAATATGCTAATTCACACCATAGAACTAAAAGATATCTATACATCAGGCCATTCAGAGCAAGTGGCTCGTTATTGTTGTTCAATTGGTAATGCTCTTAACTTAGGGTTAAAGGATACAATTCTTTTATACCAATCTGCTTTTATGCATGACATAGGAAAAATTCTTATTGATCCTAAAATTTTGCAAAAAAATGATTATTTGACGAAAGAAGAATATGAGAGTGTTAAAAAACATTCTACTTTTGGAGCTCAAATGCTTCAAAATATCAATTTATTTCAAGAGCATGCTCAAATCGTTAAACATCATCATGAAAGATGGGATGGAACAGGCTATCCAGATGGTCTTACAAATAAAAAGATACCATTTTTTTCCAGAATCATTGCGATAGTTGATGCTTTTGATGCTATGACATCTATGCGAAATTATAAAAATAAATGCACATTTGATGAAGCTCTTAATGAGTTGGATCGTTGCAGTGGAACGCAGTTTGATCCGGAACTTGTTTCAATTTCCGTGAAAGTCCTCAGTGCATTTATTAACAACAACGCATTCAATAAAAAAATATGTTAA
- a CDS encoding cytochrome c3 family protein — protein sequence MKRVFPILGIFLFSIVLLCISVQAVDNAMSPTTTAKEATPVIEVSKELRDQYPIKSHHAKLSIDCIHCHDDQGRVPAKFEYIGDKGCLSCHGSKEKMAKRTGFMDMFHTNPHNSYHDGPTLSCDECHKEHEPSQNRCMECHEKEVPNWMKKVMP from the coding sequence GTGAAAAGAGTTTTTCCAATACTTGGCATCTTTCTTTTTTCCATTGTGTTACTGTGTATCTCTGTACAGGCTGTTGACAATGCTATGTCACCTACTACTACAGCCAAAGAGGCTACACCTGTGATAGAAGTAAGCAAGGAATTAAGAGACCAATACCCAATCAAATCGCACCATGCGAAGTTATCCATAGATTGTATTCACTGTCATGATGACCAAGGACGTGTTCCTGCTAAATTTGAATACATTGGGGATAAAGGGTGTCTTAGCTGTCATGGAAGTAAAGAAAAAATGGCCAAACGAACAGGATTTATGGATATGTTCCATACCAATCCTCATAATTCCTATCATGATGGCCCAACATTATCATGTGATGAGTGTCATAAAGAACATGAACCTTCACAAAATAGATGTATGGAGTGTCACGAAAAAGAGGTTCCTAATTGGATGAAGAAGGTAATGCCATGA